AACAGCGCGCGGCCCGTGGCGCGGCCCGTCGGCGTCATGTGCGTGAGCAGGATGCGGCAATCGGGACGCGCGGCCAGCAGGGCTTCGATAAGGGGCTCGGCCGCGCGCGTCTCGCCGACGGAGACGGCGTGCACCATGATGGTCGGGCGTTGTTCGAGCCGGCGGCCGTAGAAACCGAGGCGCTCGCCCAGGTGCGTGCGGTAGCCGGGTTCGCGCCGCCCGCGCCACCACAGACGGCCCAGCACGAGCGGCAACGCCAGCCACCACATCAGCGAATACAGCACACGCATCAGCGGTTCTCCAGCAAGCGCCGCGTGGCCGCCACGACCTCGTCGACCGACGGCGGCGAGCCCGTGTCGCCCAGGTTGACGATACGCGGCGACCAGTTGCCTTCGGTCTTCCAGCGCGGCGAGTCGGCATAGATCTCGACCGTCGGCCGCACGAAAGCGGCGGCGATGTGCGTGAGGCCCGTGTCGACGCCCACCGCGAGCGCCGCGTGGCGCGCCAGTTCCACCGCGTCCATCATCGACAGTTGCGGCAGCACGCGCGCGTCCAGCAGTGCCGCCGCGAGTCGTTCGGCTTCTTCCTTCTCGCGCGGCGAGCCCCATGGCAGAAGTATCGTCATCGGCGCCAGTGCCTGGCCGAGCGCGATCCAGTGCGCGGCAGGCCATTTTTTCGCGTCGCGCGCCGTCCCGTGGAAGAACACGGCGTAGTCGCCGGGCGGCATCCAGGCTGGGCGCGTGCTGCCTTCGGGCGGCGGCAGGCCGAAATCGGGCGGCGTGTCGACGGCATAGCCGAGCGCCGCGGCCACGACCTGGCGCCCGCGCGCCACCGCGTGCGTGCGCAGGGCGACCGGGATGCTGCGGCTGTGGAAGATGCGCGAGATGCCTTCGTAGCCCGAGTCCTCGGTGCCGTTGGCCATGCCGATCTTCTGGCCGCCGCGGGCACAGGCCATCACGATACCCGTCTTGATCAGGCCCTGCGTGTCGAACACGTAGTCGTACCGCTCCGCGCGCAGGTCGCGGAAGAAGCCGCGCAATTCCGCGCGCACGGCGGCATGCTTGAGCCCTTTGCGCCAGCGCCGCAGCGCGAACGGGATCACCTTGCGCACGAGCGGATTGAGTTTCACGAGGCTGACGTAGCCCTCTTCCACCACCCAGTCCACCTGGGCATCCGGAAAGTGGCGCCGGATGTCGGCCACGATCGGGAGATTGTGCAGGACGTCGCCCAGCGACGAGACCCGCACCAGCAGGATCTTCATCAGAACGGCAGCTTTGCGTCGGGCTTGGCGGCCAGGATCACGCGCGCGAATTCTTTCTGGATGCGGTCCAGTGCTGCCGGGTTCTCGCCTTCGAAACGCAGCACGACGACGGGCGTCGTGTTCGAACCGCGCGCCAGGCCGAAGCCGTCCGGGTATTCCACGCGCAGGCCGTCGATGTCGACAATGCGGTCGGCGCCCGGGAATTGCGCTTCGGCGCGCAGCTTGTCGATCAGCGCGAAGTTCTCGCCTTCCTTCAGGTGCAGGTGCAGTTCGGGCGTGCTGGACGCGATCGGCAGGCCGTTCAGCAGCGCCGACGGATCGAGCTCGCGCGTGAGGATCTCGAGCAGGCGCGCGCCCGTGTACAGGCCGTCGTCGAAGCCGAACCAGCGGTCCTTCCAGAAGATATGGCCGCTCATTTCGCCGCCCAGCGGCGCGCCCGTTTCCTTCAGCTTGGCCTTGACGAGCGAGTGCCCGGTCTTCCACATCAGCGGACGGCCGCCGTGCTGCTCGATCCACGGGCCCAGGTGGCGCGTGCATTTGACGTCATACAGGATCTCGGCGCCCGGGTTGCGCGACAGGACGTCCTGCGAGAACAGCATCATCTGGCGGTCCGGGAAAATGATCTGGCCATCCTTGGTGACGACGCCCAGGCGGTCGCCGTCGCCGTCGAACGCCAGGCCGATCTCGGCGTCCGACGTTTTCAGGCAGTCGATCAGATCCTGCAGGTTTTCCGGATGCGCCGGGTCCGGGTGGTGGTTCGGGAAGTGGCCGTCCACGTCGCAGAACAATTCGATCACGTCGCAGCCCATGGCGCGGAACAGGTCACCCGCGACCATGCCGGCCACGCCGTTGCCGCAGTCGACCGCGATCTTGACCGGACGC
This genomic stretch from Massilia putida harbors:
- the waaC gene encoding lipopolysaccharide heptosyltransferase I, which produces MKILLVRVSSLGDVLHNLPIVADIRRHFPDAQVDWVVEEGYVSLVKLNPLVRKVIPFALRRWRKGLKHAAVRAELRGFFRDLRAERYDYVFDTQGLIKTGIVMACARGGQKIGMANGTEDSGYEGISRIFHSRSIPVALRTHAVARGRQVVAAALGYAVDTPPDFGLPPPEGSTRPAWMPPGDYAVFFHGTARDAKKWPAAHWIALGQALAPMTILLPWGSPREKEEAERLAAALLDARVLPQLSMMDAVELARHAALAVGVDTGLTHIAAAFVRPTVEIYADSPRWKTEGNWSPRIVNLGDTGSPPSVDEVVAATRRLLENR
- a CDS encoding phosphomannomutase/phosphoglucomutase, whose translation is MVPLSKTIFKAYDIRGVIGSTLDAGIARRIGQAFGAAALAKGERTVIIGRDGRLSGPELAQALAAGLQAAGVDVIDLGMVATPMVYFATNVLGARSGIMVTGSHNPPDYNGFKMVLAGEAIYGDAIQALYQAIERDDFQPAAKQGGYSTHDIKAAYVERIVADVKIARPVKIAVDCGNGVAGMVAGDLFRAMGCDVIELFCDVDGHFPNHHPDPAHPENLQDLIDCLKTSDAEIGLAFDGDGDRLGVVTKDGQIIFPDRQMMLFSQDVLSRNPGAEILYDVKCTRHLGPWIEQHGGRPLMWKTGHSLVKAKLKETGAPLGGEMSGHIFWKDRWFGFDDGLYTGARLLEILTRELDPSALLNGLPIASSTPELHLHLKEGENFALIDKLRAEAQFPGADRIVDIDGLRVEYPDGFGLARGSNTTPVVVLRFEGENPAALDRIQKEFARVILAAKPDAKLPF